TTTCATCGGTTGAGACGCGTGATGATGCTCATCCCAAACAGTCAGTAGCCTACTGATAAACATcccacccctcctgtgacccagtACGTTAACGAGCGATAAACTAATTGTCAgcgttaattaatttaaaatcgcgttaacttgcccagccctcatttaaatatttaaaatatgctcGTTCATATGAGTGACAATCACGCAGTGTGAATAAGCAAAGACGCCACCTGAGAGAATCGCCTACAAGTAAATATCTGGACCTGTCGGTGATTCAAAATCGTGCTGTGTGGAAAgtgttctgactgaaaactacatCTGCGATGACCGATAGCCAATAGGATAGAGAGCAGCGGGGAGTTATAGATTACAGGATCAGCAAGCATGGGCTCGCGTCTCCCCAGCCATTTCCTCCTTCATattcttcttttcattttcttgttttcGCTGCAAAAGGAAATTGCAAGCTTCTTGCGGGCTaccatttttttataataatcctaGTCGCACGTGAGGTCTTGCATGTGTGATATCGAGTTGTTTCCTTGTCACATCTGGCATGTTTGGTTGAGAAATGTAGTTTGCTTGCCAGAGTAGTCAGCAATTCTTTCTATTGTAAAGTCAAGCAGTGTGAAACCTTCTGTCGCCGATCCACtgtgcagtgtgaacacagcagCGACTGAATGCTGGCCAGgatagtcatgcagtgtgaagAGACAGTGACCCAACTACTTTGAAGATAGtgcagtctgaactcggcttgaggggtatacattttttttaccgctttaggtattcagccaatcagaacacaccggatagctggccaatcagaccacacttttcttttcagaacaatgagctttgtaaaaatctatgtgtTTCAGAAAAGGTGAATTTTTTCTATATTTGGGTCTTTGAGGGGTTTACAGTTGTCATGTTTAAGTCATGACTTAAAAAACATTACTCCAATGCATTTTCTCACTAAAGACGAATCGGAAAATACAGTGTAATATTCTTTATTTCATTcagtttgtcattttatttgtttgatcattatttatattattattaaattacactgTGGCATCTCGTAGTAGGACAGAGGTTAAACtagtatattttaattaaaataattcatgtTAACAATAGATTACAAGTAGTAATTAGATTTTGCCCCGTACAACATACCTACGACACTTAAAAGTAATTaattctggcttttgttcacacaacgCTCGTTCCAATCATGGAATCAATTTGGGGCGTGTttactttcacacagaaggcaacccggcaatgttccagcAATTTTCTGGGTCCAACGCGAAGCGTGAAAGGTTTCAGATTTGATCCACAATCAGCAGCAGTGAACATTTACTCAGATTTGCAGGTGAAGGAATTCTCTTCAGTGTGATTTCTCATGTGAGTTTTAAGGCTACATTTCTgactaaaactctttccacatagTTCACATATAAAACCATTTTCTCCTAAGTGAGTCTTTGTGTGGCGATTAAGGCTTACTTTATgcgtgaaactctttccacattgatcACATGTGAACAGCTTCTCACCTGTGTGACTTCTCTTGTGGTAATTAAAGGTATTTTTAtgagtaaaactctttccacattgagtgcaagtgtaaggcttctctccagtgtgaactctcatgtggatTTCAAGGACTCCTTTTCgaatgaaactctttccacactgtttacAGATAAAATGTCTCTCTCCAGAGTGAATcttcatgtggacttcaaggttttgtttctgaatgaaattCTTCCCACACTGCTGGCAGGTGAACAAGTTCTCTCcactgtgaattctcatgtgggaATTAAGGTTGCTTTTATGTGCAAAACTCTGTCCACACTGAGAGCAAGTATAAGGCTTTTCTCCACTGTGACTTCTCATGTGGACTGCAAGGTATCTTTTTTgagcaaaactctttccacactgttgacagATGCAAGGCTTTTCTCCAATGTGTACTTTCATGTGTATTTGAAGGCTTTCATTGGTATTGAAAGACTCTCCACACTGTTTGCAGGTGAAAGTGAGGTCTCTATTGTGAATCCTAATGTGGACCTTAAGGCTTCCTTTCTgattgaaactctttccacactgatggcATGTAAAAAAGCTTTTAGATTCAATCTTCTTGACGCTTTTTTGAGAGGAGGACTTGGTAGTCTGTGTGGATTTCTTTCCAATTTTGAAATCATGATCTTTCTCATTCTGCTTTATCACTTCCAAATCCTTCAGCTCTTGACTCTCCTCAGTCAGGTCTAAAgtgaaaaaaacatacaaaaccagTTTAAATGGCACAAAGAAACAGACAACAAAACCAAGAGAAAGCATCAAAATATACTGTCATCTCAGAAACTCTTTGCTTTCAAACTTTCAACCTGGCAGTTATCAAATGCCTAGCGAAACAGAGCTTGACCAAAGGAGAGCTGTTTTATTTTCCAGCAAAGGATTCTCTTGGACAGCATGAGAATTGTATTTTCAAATTTgtgaacaaacattaaaatggtaGGTCTTAGCTATCCAACTGCTATCACAGGCAGCGTTTCATCGAACACAAGTACAGGACGATTTGTGTAAATCATTTGTAAAGCCAATACAAAAAACTTTCGAATTCATgaaaatgttcacatttttaaatgttttcataccAATGTAGTTGGTATGAAAGAAATGTACACCTGCTCCCTACCATGTGTAAATGGTGCATAAACTACTGTGTTTTACTACACATTTACTACACCAACCAAAACAACAATGGGGGAAGTTTCCCTTACAGTAAATGCAAGCGTCGCAAGACCAGAAGTATGCACCttacatttcaaatgattcagttcgatttggtgaactggttcaggatgatccagttacatcgagtgatttgttcgcaaaccggatatgactacactgcagtgttttgaactcgctcacaatagacatggaagagaagacaatcctgaataaagttgtagtttttgctatttttggaccaaaatgtattttcgatgcttcaaaaaattctaactgaccctctgatgtcacatggactactttgatgatgtttttcttacctttctggacatggacagtatatacattttcaatggagggacagaaagctctcttactaaatctaaaatatcttaaactgcgtTCTTGCCAGTGCACTCTGTCCAGTTATTCTTTTAACTGGTGATCTAAATTTTCACAATGATAATTTGGCTTGTAATAATGCTGTGTGCCTCATGGATGCACTTGAATGTTTTAACTTCACTCAGCATGTTGACTTTGCAACACACAAACATGGACATATATTAGATCTGGTCTGCACTTCAGGAGTATTTATTGAACAACTTGAGTGTACTGATGTATGTATAAGTGATCACAAGCTCCTCATGTTCA
The nucleotide sequence above comes from Carassius gibelio isolate Cgi1373 ecotype wild population from Czech Republic chromosome B3, carGib1.2-hapl.c, whole genome shotgun sequence. Encoded proteins:
- the LOC127952273 gene encoding gastrula zinc finger protein XlCGF8.2DB; the encoded protein is MAFIKEESEDWKIDGVKIEEVFRVKPEDTEEQTDLTEESQELKDLEVIKQNEKDHDFKIGKKSTQTTKSSSQKSVKKIESKSFFTCHQCGKSFNQKGSLKVHIRIHNRDLTFTCKQCGESFNTNESLQIHMKVHIGEKPCICQQCGKSFAQKRYLAVHMRSHSGEKPYTCSQCGQSFAHKSNLNSHMRIHSGENLFTCQQCGKNFIQKQNLEVHMKIHSGERHFICKQCGKSFIRKGVLEIHMRVHTGEKPYTCTQCGKSFTHKNTFNYHKRSHTGEKLFTCDQCGKSFTHKVSLNRHTKTHLGENGFICELCGKSFSQKCSLKTHMRNHTEENSFTCKSE